A portion of the Citrobacter rodentium NBRC 105723 = DSM 16636 genome contains these proteins:
- the yihX gene encoding glucose-1-phosphatase: MLYIFDLGNVIVDIDFNRVLGAWSNLSRVPLASLKQSFTMGEAFHQHERGEITDEAFAEALCQEMDLSLSYEQFSHGWQAVFVALRPEVIDIMHKLRAQGHRVVVLSNTNRLHTTFWPEEYPEIRQAADRIYLSQDLGMRKPETRIYQHVLQQEGFSADDTVFFVDNVDNIEGANQLGIVSILVTDKTTIPDYFAKVLC, from the coding sequence ATGCTCTATATCTTTGATTTAGGTAATGTGATTGTCGATATCGACTTCAACCGCGTGTTAGGGGCATGGAGTAACTTAAGCCGTGTACCGCTGGCGTCGTTAAAGCAAAGTTTTACGATGGGGGAGGCCTTCCATCAGCATGAGCGCGGGGAAATTACCGACGAAGCCTTTGCCGAGGCGCTGTGCCAGGAGATGGATCTGTCGTTGAGCTATGAGCAGTTTTCTCACGGCTGGCAGGCGGTGTTTGTCGCTCTGCGCCCTGAGGTCATCGATATTATGCATAAACTGCGCGCGCAGGGGCATCGCGTGGTGGTGTTGTCGAACACTAACCGGCTGCACACCACCTTCTGGCCGGAAGAGTACCCGGAAATTCGCCAGGCGGCCGATCGCATTTATCTTTCACAGGATCTGGGGATGCGTAAGCCGGAGACGCGCATCTATCAGCACGTCCTCCAGCAGGAAGGTTTTTCCGCGGACGATACGGTCTTCTTTGTCGACAACGTCGATAATATAGAAGGGGCTAACCAGTTGGGGATCGTCAGCATTCTGGTGACCGATAAAACCACCATTCCGGACTATTTCGCGAAGGTGCTATGCTAA
- a CDS encoding virulence factor BrkB family protein, producing the protein MLKTVHQKARHHTRPLRAWLKLLWQRIDEDNMTTLAGNLAYVSLLSLVPLIAVVFALFAAFPMFSEVSVQLRHFIFANFMPATGDVIQRYIEQFVANSSKMTAVGACGLIVTSLLLMYAIDSALNTIWRSKRTRPKVYSFAVYWMILTLGPLLAGASLAISSYLLSLRWASDFNSVIDDVLRIFPLILSWLSFWLLYSIVPTTRVLNRDAIIGAFVAAVLFEAGKKGFALYITMFPSYQLIYGVLAVIPILFVWVYWTWCIVLLGAEITVTLGEYRKLRQAADQEQAEQP; encoded by the coding sequence ATGCTAAAAACCGTGCATCAGAAAGCCAGGCATCATACGCGTCCGCTGCGGGCCTGGCTGAAGCTGCTCTGGCAGCGCATTGATGAAGACAACATGACGACGCTGGCGGGAAATCTTGCCTACGTCTCGTTGCTTTCCTTAGTGCCGTTGATTGCCGTGGTTTTTGCCCTTTTTGCCGCCTTTCCGATGTTTTCCGAAGTGAGCGTTCAGCTGCGCCACTTTATCTTTGCCAATTTCATGCCCGCGACGGGCGATGTGATCCAGCGCTATATCGAACAGTTTGTTGCCAACTCCAGTAAAATGACCGCGGTGGGGGCCTGTGGCCTGATCGTCACTTCGCTGTTGCTGATGTACGCTATCGACAGCGCGCTGAACACCATCTGGCGCAGCAAGCGGACCCGGCCAAAGGTCTACTCTTTTGCTGTTTACTGGATGATTCTCACGCTCGGGCCGCTCCTGGCGGGGGCGAGCCTGGCGATTAGCTCTTATCTTCTCTCTTTGCGCTGGGCCAGCGATTTCAATTCCGTGATTGATGACGTCCTGCGCATCTTCCCGCTGATCCTCTCCTGGCTTTCCTTCTGGCTGCTTTACAGCATTGTGCCCACGACGCGGGTGCTGAACCGCGACGCCATCATCGGCGCCTTTGTCGCGGCGGTGCTGTTCGAGGCGGGAAAGAAAGGTTTCGCGCTTTATATCACCATGTTCCCCTCTTATCAGCTCATTTACGGCGTGCTGGCGGTGATCCCCATTTTGTTTGTCTGGGTGTACTGGACGTGGTGTATCGTCTTGCTTGGCGCGGAAATAACTGTCACTCTCGGGGAATACCGCAAACTCAGGCAAGCCGCAGATCAGGAACAAGCAGAACAACCATGA
- the dtd gene encoding D-aminoacyl-tRNA deacylase, producing the protein MIALIQRVTRASVTVEGEVTGEIGSGLLVLLGVEKDDDEQKANRLCERVLGYRIFSDADGKMNLNVRQAGGSVLVVSQFTLAADTERGMRPGFSRGATPERAEALYDYFVERCRQQEMHTQTGRFAADMQVALVNDGPVTFWLQV; encoded by the coding sequence ATGATTGCATTAATTCAGCGCGTAACCCGTGCCAGCGTCACCGTGGAGGGAGAGGTGACGGGTGAAATTGGCAGCGGACTTTTAGTGTTATTAGGTGTCGAAAAGGATGACGACGAACAAAAAGCGAATCGCCTGTGCGAGCGCGTGTTGGGCTATCGCATTTTCAGCGATGCCGACGGCAAAATGAATCTGAATGTGCGCCAGGCGGGGGGAAGCGTGCTGGTGGTGTCGCAGTTTACGCTGGCGGCGGATACGGAACGCGGTATGCGTCCGGGCTTCTCCAGAGGCGCGACGCCGGAACGCGCCGAAGCGCTGTACGATTACTTTGTCGAACGCTGTCGCCAGCAGGAAATGCACACCCAAACCGGACGCTTCGCTGCGGATATGCAGGTTGCGCTGGTCAATGACGGCCCCGTGACGTTCTGGTTACAGGTATGA